One genomic region from Catenovulum adriaticum encodes:
- a CDS encoding MBL fold metallo-hydrolase, protein MVKKTVVLLVVIGVIMGVCTAIFSENKDEKRINSAQYSQGKFHNSVHFDSMSLTKMPAILARYITEKRVDVEPKKAIPLQKITSEILAALPDDQMTVFRLGHSSFLLKANGKYWLIDPVFSERASPFSFIGPKRFHQPPITIESLPNIEGVIISHNHYDHLDKSATNALANKVNRFLVPLGVGNELLDWGVDQSQILEFDWWESTIISGIEFTFAPTQHFSGRGLTDGNETLWGSWAIKDSRADDQKNRQENSQIDDHQSIFYSGDSGYFAGFKEIGERLGPFDLTIIETGAYDKDWPDVHMTPEQSLQAHIDVGGKKMLPAHNGTFDLAFHAWYEPLVKITELAQNNNVDLITPIVGEPVNIKTSQSNIAWWEGLNE, encoded by the coding sequence ATGGTCAAAAAAACAGTCGTTTTATTAGTGGTTATAGGAGTTATTATGGGCGTGTGTACAGCAATTTTTTCTGAAAATAAAGATGAAAAACGAATAAATTCAGCGCAATACTCGCAAGGTAAGTTTCATAACTCAGTGCACTTTGACTCCATGTCACTGACTAAAATGCCAGCGATTCTTGCTAGGTATATCACTGAAAAACGTGTTGATGTTGAACCTAAAAAAGCGATTCCGTTACAAAAAATTACGTCAGAGATATTAGCCGCATTGCCTGATGATCAAATGACAGTGTTTCGATTAGGCCATTCTAGTTTTTTGTTAAAAGCGAATGGTAAATATTGGCTAATTGATCCGGTATTTTCAGAGCGAGCCTCTCCTTTTAGCTTTATCGGCCCTAAACGGTTTCATCAACCGCCAATTACGATTGAAAGCTTACCCAACATAGAGGGTGTGATTATTTCTCATAACCATTACGATCATTTAGATAAAAGTGCGACCAACGCGTTAGCCAACAAAGTAAATCGATTTTTGGTGCCGTTAGGTGTTGGCAACGAGTTGCTTGACTGGGGCGTTGACCAAAGCCAAATTTTAGAGTTTGATTGGTGGGAGTCCACTATTATTAGCGGTATTGAATTTACTTTTGCACCTACTCAGCACTTTTCAGGTCGTGGTTTAACAGATGGCAATGAAACGTTATGGGGATCGTGGGCCATTAAAGATAGCCGTGCGGATGATCAAAAAAATAGGCAAGAAAACAGCCAAATAGATGACCATCAATCAATTTTTTACAGCGGTGACAGTGGTTATTTTGCTGGTTTTAAAGAAATTGGTGAACGCTTGGGCCCGTTCGATTTAACCATTATCGAAACCGGTGCTTATGATAAAGATTGGCCAGATGTACACATGACACCAGAGCAAAGCCTACAAGCGCACATTGATGTTGGTGGTAAAAAAATGTTACCAGCACATAACGGTACTTTTGATCTTGCATTTCATGCTTGGTACGAGCCTTTAGTTAAAATTACTGAGTTAGCTCAAAATAATAATGTCGATTTAATCACCCCTATTGTCGGTGAACCTGTCAATATTAAAACCTCACAGAGTAACATTGCATGGTGGGAAGGACTTAATGAATAA
- a CDS encoding right-handed parallel beta-helix repeat-containing protein — protein MFFIIFYISVIDSFDSAQDIVVDGVTIIGAVNAIYVSSTFRVDIKNNFIDNSYFRGVHLYGSAHASENVAFVHNNLITHNKLDGIDIDSHSARYLVEKNVVIGADNRFLI, from the coding sequence TTGTTTTTTATTATCTTTTATATATCTGTCATTGATTCTTTTGATTCTGCTCAGGATATCGTTGTTGATGGCGTAACAATTATCGGTGCAGTAAATGCTATATACGTTTCAAGTACGTTCCGTGTGGATATCAAAAATAATTTTATTGATAACTCGTATTTTAGAGGCGTTCACTTGTATGGCAGCGCCCATGCAAGTGAAAATGTTGCTTTTGTCCACAATAATCTCATTACTCACAATAAGTTAGACGGCATTGATATAGATTCACACTCTGCGCGTTATTTAGTCGAAAAGAATGTTGTTATTGGCGCGGATAATCGTTTTTTAATATGA
- a CDS encoding TonB-dependent receptor: protein MLKFARRTSISLAITSAIFSSPHVISAEQDSDVEIIEIKGFKGSLARSLSNKRLNDSISDSIFAEDIGKSADQDIGEALQRITGVSIQRGGGAGEGDGTTVTVRGAGPNLNNISLNGIILTSSTENQAVDLSAFSSDILNSIEVIKTAAADQDEGSLGANIVLKTFRPLTAKEDRRVFEAQARYDDFAEENDYKLSGSFSSKFLNDSLGVYITAYTETQAQRKDMFFTDRLNVFSADNAIDADTGELTGPVTGYVNSKSGFKLFQNDLERKGFTSVLQWALSDNTEISLDATMSDQYRVTDDNTIASLGSTDAFLDKDMERILDPDDPWLVYDASNQMFVKKLDRTARGRTDRLQSGVETDNRIFSLEVKHYFTDALQMDLRLGYSKTTADDDYYSYLNSNNYAHVTDDLLIAVDPDVIEPTGYDCTSGQCYIVTGDSIVDFGPNQTGEPDEDPDDNIVTTGYNPDDLNAIHLQQAVSRDRLMRDKQKALYIDFDYDHFMGPITKLEFGAKYQTRDKSVFNQEYWFEGVPNPDGQETLGQAIDSVRLSQVTDGLTPHGDNFLAELGYQRTPNTDGWWTINARKSFDLLFANSENVRLKPNLANDRDISLTNSAAYLKANFSFLDDDLTGNLGIRYVKTEVESLGYSSVDFQNTAVMDRELIKIAEDSSLPACTDEQLFTTNADGDQIANPAGGFDANGVWSPIPGQSCYDADYDLTPDRRARYVDGSTPDDPAQFASRARNTTDLYLPSLTLNYQLNDDMVIRFATSKTMARPKIDSLKPSYTIREFVWGGGNSNGSVSNPYLEPLESINYDLSYEWYFGDSGALTAALFYKDMSNFEENASINGHWEDLRGISDEELPTLDPIQDILIEKPNGESMEYEAAQAQGVNCLVDHRHQWQSVTSEASKYCDTILISAIRNGSGGTNKGLEIGYNQNFSFLPGLFSGLGTAINYTYSDSITDEEVGALNTVYAAMPMENISKHTYNMSTFWERNGNLIRLAYNYRTDSLARRSFESGALWNEGGGQLDLSANYQLTDAITLTFNAVNLNKRTYRQYYTNLSDSNFQSEGNALDGDANKSRTIREWSTGTIYRLGVRATF from the coding sequence ATGTTAAAATTCGCACGTAGAACCTCAATTAGTCTTGCCATAACCTCTGCTATATTTAGTTCACCCCATGTTATTTCTGCAGAGCAAGATTCAGATGTGGAAATTATCGAAATAAAAGGGTTTAAAGGCAGTTTAGCGCGCTCGCTGAGCAACAAACGCCTCAATGACTCTATTAGCGATTCTATTTTTGCTGAAGATATTGGTAAATCAGCCGACCAAGACATAGGCGAAGCACTGCAAAGGATCACTGGGGTATCCATTCAACGCGGCGGCGGTGCCGGCGAAGGTGATGGCACTACGGTAACGGTGCGAGGCGCGGGCCCCAACTTAAATAACATCTCATTAAATGGAATTATTTTAACCAGCAGCACCGAAAACCAAGCGGTCGATTTAAGTGCCTTCTCGTCAGATATTTTAAACTCTATCGAAGTAATAAAAACCGCAGCAGCCGATCAGGATGAAGGCAGCTTAGGTGCTAATATTGTTTTAAAAACATTTCGTCCGTTGACTGCGAAAGAGGATAGACGGGTTTTCGAGGCACAAGCTAGATACGATGACTTTGCCGAAGAAAATGACTACAAACTGTCTGGTTCATTTTCTAGCAAATTTTTAAATGATAGCTTAGGTGTGTACATTACCGCATATACCGAAACCCAAGCTCAACGCAAAGACATGTTTTTTACTGACCGACTGAATGTTTTTAGTGCCGATAATGCAATTGATGCAGATACAGGCGAACTAACCGGGCCAGTAACGGGTTATGTAAATTCTAAAAGCGGCTTTAAATTATTTCAAAATGATTTAGAGCGCAAAGGCTTTACCTCAGTTTTACAATGGGCGCTATCCGATAATACAGAAATTAGCTTAGATGCCACCATGTCAGATCAGTATCGAGTTACTGACGACAATACAATCGCCTCGCTTGGTTCAACCGATGCATTTTTAGATAAAGATATGGAGCGAATATTAGATCCCGACGATCCTTGGTTAGTTTACGATGCCAGCAACCAAATGTTTGTAAAAAAACTAGATAGAACGGCCCGAGGCCGCACGGATCGCCTTCAATCTGGCGTTGAAACTGATAACCGAATTTTTAGCCTAGAGGTAAAACATTATTTTACCGATGCACTGCAAATGGATTTGCGTTTAGGGTATTCAAAAACCACTGCAGATGATGACTATTACAGCTACTTAAACTCTAATAATTACGCTCATGTCACTGACGACCTGTTAATAGCCGTTGATCCTGATGTAATAGAGCCAACCGGCTACGACTGTACCTCGGGCCAATGCTATATTGTGACTGGCGATAGCATTGTTGATTTTGGTCCTAACCAAACAGGCGAACCTGACGAAGATCCAGATGACAATATAGTCACCACAGGTTACAACCCTGACGATTTAAATGCTATCCATTTGCAGCAAGCTGTGTCACGCGACCGCTTAATGCGAGACAAGCAAAAAGCACTCTATATCGACTTTGATTATGATCACTTTATGGGACCTATCACCAAATTAGAATTTGGTGCTAAGTATCAAACCCGTGATAAATCTGTGTTTAACCAAGAATACTGGTTTGAAGGGGTCCCAAACCCTGACGGTCAAGAAACTTTAGGTCAAGCAATCGATTCTGTTAGACTTTCGCAAGTAACAGATGGCTTAACGCCTCATGGCGATAACTTTTTAGCAGAACTTGGCTATCAACGCACCCCAAATACCGATGGTTGGTGGACCATTAACGCACGTAAATCATTTGATTTGTTATTCGCCAACAGTGAAAACGTGCGACTAAAACCTAACTTAGCCAATGACAGAGACATTTCATTAACGAATAGCGCGGCTTATTTAAAAGCCAATTTTTCGTTTTTAGATGATGATTTAACCGGTAACCTGGGTATCCGCTATGTTAAAACTGAAGTTGAAAGTTTGGGATACTCATCGGTCGACTTTCAAAATACCGCGGTTATGGATAGAGAGCTGATCAAAATTGCAGAAGATAGCAGCTTGCCCGCATGTACCGATGAACAGTTATTTACAACAAATGCAGACGGCGATCAAATTGCAAATCCTGCCGGTGGCTTCGATGCAAACGGTGTTTGGAGCCCTATCCCAGGACAAAGCTGCTATGACGCCGACTATGATCTAACCCCTGATCGCCGAGCTCGATATGTCGATGGCTCTACCCCAGACGATCCCGCTCAATTTGCATCAAGGGCCCGTAATACAACTGATCTATATCTGCCGAGTTTAACACTTAATTACCAGCTCAATGACGATATGGTTATTCGTTTTGCCACCTCTAAAACCATGGCTAGACCTAAAATAGATTCATTAAAACCCAGTTATACTATCCGTGAATTTGTCTGGGGTGGCGGCAATTCCAATGGGTCTGTCAGCAACCCTTATTTAGAACCGCTCGAATCGATTAACTATGATTTATCCTATGAATGGTACTTTGGTGACAGTGGTGCATTAACGGCTGCTCTCTTTTATAAAGACATGAGCAACTTTGAAGAAAATGCCTCTATTAATGGCCATTGGGAGGATTTACGAGGTATCTCAGATGAAGAGCTACCAACCCTTGATCCGATTCAAGATATCTTAATAGAAAAGCCAAATGGCGAGAGCATGGAATACGAAGCCGCGCAAGCGCAAGGCGTAAATTGTCTGGTTGATCATAGACACCAATGGCAATCGGTGACCAGCGAAGCCTCAAAATACTGTGATACTATTTTAATTTCAGCTATCCGTAATGGTTCAGGTGGGACCAACAAAGGTTTAGAAATTGGATATAACCAAAACTTTAGCTTTTTACCTGGATTATTCTCAGGCTTAGGTACAGCCATTAACTACACTTATTCCGACTCAATCACTGATGAAGAAGTGGGGGCTTTAAATACCGTATATGCTGCGATGCCGATGGAAAATATTTCAAAGCACACATATAACATGTCGACGTTCTGGGAAAGAAACGGCAACCTAATACGCTTAGCATATAACTACCGAACCGACTCGCTCGCGCGTCGTTCATTTGAATCTGGGGCACTTTGGAACGAAGGCGGCGGTCAGTTAGATTTATCGGCTAATTATCAATTAACCGACGCAATCACATTAACTTTTAATGCGGTCAATCTTAATAAACGCACCTATCGTCAATATTATACCAACCTGTCTGATAGCAACTTTCAAAGCGAAGGGAATGCTTTGGATGGAGACGCAAATAAATCAAGAACCATCCGCGAGTGGAGTACGGGAACCATCTACCGCTTAGGTGTTCGAGCCACTTTTTAA
- a CDS encoding HEAT repeat domain-containing protein gives MQINCVIWLCLVLFSAVSSAMPNDVKPDECSSPQDCIAKVYQVLDTSRSSGQSPLNEELAIIVKLLTFGENAMPYIVDLLADDDKLIARIGAVALRKAKSIDQKYLPQMIKALEADVSWLAPALATIGTPKAAEATVKKYLIASSSPHNQESYALKLFGENAFPAILKAAKCEFGCDARTYYLLGYVLGRMEEDREQAANLLIKLLDDKTLPESVWLGVLEMISFLDKPGLVIEDKLLKIKETTPRLADAVNQALIGIKSKHSGKIYADIFNINFDRSKLVNVAYLGLSGYEAGETIIRGLGSSDSETQVLSARTLGFIGYTPAANRLIELLNDHSNVKLNWVAADALGRMKSKLAEPALKIIAEVHWYPPVKEAAKKAIQRINDDEHYKAGLHKNNFVFDFYNYGNFDLQVCEKIALEPIVESKDKKLYRHTSAEKLKSLAYSSFIISYGANNEAEQKATDPNATIVVNKDNIVEHRKQIKQVPKVALRGDGGWLAGSNRGEWGGELVYIADKTSVTKILDRNVEDIYEFGTGYIATTGLAHLGQNNGIIYQLLHKEDGPWQTTEWIVLPGAPRSSWFVETGELLINTHNGGSILLSQDGSMRMASCK, from the coding sequence ATGCAGATAAATTGTGTTATTTGGCTTTGCCTTGTACTATTTTCAGCCGTTAGTTCGGCAATGCCAAATGATGTAAAACCCGATGAATGCTCGTCACCCCAAGACTGTATTGCAAAAGTCTATCAAGTTTTAGATACCAGTCGCTCGTCAGGTCAATCCCCTTTAAACGAAGAACTCGCAATAATTGTAAAGCTTTTAACGTTTGGCGAAAATGCCATGCCATATATTGTTGATTTGCTTGCAGACGACGATAAACTTATTGCGCGCATTGGCGCTGTAGCGCTAAGAAAAGCGAAAAGTATTGACCAAAAATATTTGCCACAAATGATTAAGGCGCTGGAGGCCGATGTTTCTTGGTTAGCCCCCGCATTGGCAACAATTGGCACACCCAAAGCCGCCGAAGCAACCGTTAAAAAATATTTAATTGCATCTAGCTCTCCACATAATCAAGAATCTTATGCACTTAAACTTTTTGGGGAGAATGCTTTCCCAGCAATATTAAAAGCCGCTAAATGCGAGTTTGGTTGTGATGCCCGGACCTATTATTTATTAGGTTATGTCTTAGGTCGGATGGAAGAAGATCGTGAACAAGCCGCTAATTTACTGATTAAATTACTTGACGACAAAACGCTCCCTGAATCGGTTTGGTTAGGCGTTTTAGAGATGATCAGTTTTTTAGATAAGCCGGGTTTAGTTATAGAAGACAAGCTGTTAAAGATAAAAGAAACAACACCAAGGTTGGCCGATGCGGTTAACCAAGCGCTGATTGGCATTAAATCAAAACACTCAGGTAAAATTTATGCTGACATTTTTAATATCAATTTTGATCGCTCCAAATTAGTCAATGTTGCTTATTTGGGGCTAAGTGGATATGAGGCTGGTGAAACTATTATACGTGGGTTAGGTAGTAGTGACTCCGAAACTCAAGTGCTGTCCGCTAGAACTTTAGGTTTTATCGGATACACGCCAGCAGCCAACAGACTAATTGAACTTTTAAATGACCATTCCAATGTTAAGCTTAATTGGGTTGCGGCTGATGCACTCGGCAGAATGAAATCTAAGCTAGCTGAACCCGCTCTAAAAATTATAGCCGAGGTACACTGGTACCCACCGGTTAAGGAAGCTGCAAAAAAAGCCATTCAGCGTATTAATGATGACGAGCACTACAAAGCTGGCTTGCATAAAAATAACTTTGTTTTCGATTTTTATAATTACGGAAACTTTGATTTACAAGTGTGCGAAAAAATCGCATTAGAACCTATAGTTGAATCCAAAGATAAAAAGTTGTATCGACATACATCTGCCGAAAAACTTAAAAGCCTTGCATATTCATCTTTTATAATAAGTTATGGCGCAAATAATGAGGCTGAACAAAAAGCAACAGATCCTAACGCAACCATTGTGGTTAATAAAGATAATATTGTTGAACACCGAAAACAGATTAAACAAGTTCCAAAGGTCGCTTTGCGAGGGGACGGTGGCTGGTTAGCTGGCAGTAATCGTGGTGAATGGGGTGGTGAGCTTGTTTATATTGCAGATAAAACAAGTGTTACCAAGATACTTGATCGTAATGTAGAGGATATTTACGAATTTGGCACAGGCTATATTGCCACGACTGGCTTAGCGCATTTGGGGCAGAATAATGGCATTATCTATCAGCTTCTGCACAAAGAGGATGGGCCTTGGCAAACAACTGAGTGGATAGTATTACCGGGTGCGCCGCGCTCATCTTGGTTTGTTGAAACCGGTGAGCTTTTGATTAATACCCATAATGGCGGGAGTATTCTGTTATCCCAAGATGGCTCAATGCGGATGGCCAGTTGCAAATAA
- a CDS encoding helix-turn-helix domain-containing protein — translation MSYIICKNKLLEQLKKINDSNVLGRSANLANLLSYLIDNEIKRIEQGSNTTNSPKEIEIAIAVFDKSADFNVAEDASVRVHVSRLRKKLQDYYQKQGCKEPIQLSIPVGEYKIEVVQTNKLETNRLQTISRKFGLNKSLIAVLAASLLSVITHFWLVKTAKPAKQTQVNTQQVNTIWQQFNFGQTSSLIVLGASKNQASKSHILALKNILSLSNDFRYTPIKFTDELTTKDLKQQNVIYIGHYQNLGLLSSFIQDSAIKYNSQTNTLTTLDSATEYTAPENTQQQYIDYGLFAKLQGPRKNTLYILSGFTDSALLWLSWFSTHNKQSENEQISFTLPQAIEQADNYQLLFKVQSIKGADIDAELISALEF, via the coding sequence ATGAGTTATATAATCTGTAAAAATAAATTGCTAGAACAACTTAAAAAGATTAATGACAGCAATGTGTTAGGCCGTTCTGCTAATTTAGCTAACTTGTTGTCTTATTTAATTGATAATGAGATAAAAAGAATTGAGCAAGGGTCAAATACTACAAACTCGCCAAAAGAAATCGAAATTGCCATAGCCGTGTTTGATAAGTCGGCTGATTTTAACGTAGCCGAAGATGCATCAGTACGTGTGCATGTATCTAGGTTGAGAAAAAAACTACAAGACTATTATCAAAAGCAAGGCTGTAAAGAGCCCATTCAGCTATCCATACCTGTTGGTGAATATAAAATTGAGGTGGTGCAAACCAATAAGCTAGAGACAAACCGCTTACAAACAATTAGCCGGAAATTTGGCTTAAACAAAAGCTTAATTGCTGTTTTGGCTGCGAGTTTATTGTCAGTAATTACTCACTTTTGGTTAGTGAAAACAGCAAAGCCCGCCAAACAAACACAAGTAAATACTCAACAGGTAAATACTATTTGGCAGCAATTTAACTTTGGTCAAACCTCAAGCCTGATTGTGCTGGGTGCATCGAAAAATCAAGCGAGTAAAAGCCATATATTAGCGTTGAAAAATATCTTGTCGCTGTCTAACGACTTTAGATACACACCAATCAAATTTACTGATGAACTGACCACTAAAGACTTAAAACAACAGAATGTTATTTATATTGGCCACTACCAAAATTTGGGTTTATTAAGCAGCTTTATCCAAGATTCAGCCATAAAATATAACAGCCAAACAAATACGTTAACCACGCTGGACTCTGCAACTGAATACACTGCACCTGAAAATACTCAGCAGCAATACATTGATTATGGACTATTTGCTAAATTACAGGGGCCGCGAAAAAACACCTTATACATTTTATCTGGGTTTACCGATTCGGCTTTGCTGTGGCTTAGTTGGTTTTCAACTCATAACAAACAGAGCGAAAATGAACAAATTTCGTTTACCTTACCACAAGCAATAGAACAAGCAGATAATTATCAATTGCTATTTAAAGTACAAAGTATTAAAGGTGCAGATATTGACGCCGAGTTGATCTCAGCGTTGGAGTTTTGA
- a CDS encoding immunity protein Imm33 domain-containing protein, translating to MVICMRVGVKTVLPFLETKVGIALPTFGKLPINGIRHCPENDTNGWYFWYGETLSTKQNFFSP from the coding sequence ATGGTAATATGCATGAGAGTTGGCGTGAAGACCGTTCTGCCTTTTCTTGAAACTAAAGTTGGAATTGCTTTACCGACTTTTGGTAAGCTACCAATTAATGGCATTAGACACTGTCCGGAAAATGATACGAACGGCTGGTATTTTTGGTACGGAGAAACGTTATCGACAAAGCAAAATTTCTTTTCGCCATGA
- a CDS encoding TonB-dependent receptor, producing the protein MKKFALLPVVAALPLSAFASEQHQEIERIAVTATRAEVPVSTVPATISVISSEQIQSQLAFTQDISKIIGNLIPAFSPSREKMSNAGEKLRGRDPLYMIDGVPQSNPLRSGGRAGRTIDPAMIERIEVIHGSNAIQGMGASGGIINIITKSAGDTQHFISAGMTKGMGSDTTGYNASLLVSRGDRDDGIIAGVSVKNNGMYRDGNGDLVGVDTTQGDTMDSQSYDLFVKLAYSIDQEQSLKLMVNHYNIQGNGDYGMVTGDVAQEIPATSEKADHPGEAPRNKITTASADYKHTNLLSGQLSFQLFYQKFAALYGATDSGTFQDPAYGEDLYDQSQNRSTKFGSRLTWFKSNLANSKLDLITGIDYLSDETYQELAITNRIWVPKTTFDNWAPFVQLRYKGIEDFTFSYGARYEYGKLNVDDFTTLYSANSSQVEGGNPSFNELMHNLGAVWQTTDKLRLFASFSEGFNMPDVGRVLRGINVPNQSVNEFLNLQPVISDNTEIGFEWVDDNWQIRTSYFQSKSDLGSRLALNDDGIYLVNREKTEISGIEADAQWFITDATTIGMAYANTKGRYDSNDNGQLDSDLDGTNIAPERLNVYWQQIWSDAINSRFQINHLADRTFDSSANFEGYTTLDVAFNYATHSWGNFAFGIDNLTDKQFISYYGQTTANPVRYFAGRGRSVNLNWNYSF; encoded by the coding sequence ATGAAAAAATTTGCCCTGTTACCTGTTGTAGCAGCCCTGCCCTTATCTGCATTTGCATCAGAGCAACATCAAGAAATTGAACGTATTGCGGTAACCGCTACACGTGCCGAAGTACCTGTTTCGACTGTTCCAGCAACAATTTCTGTTATTTCTAGTGAACAGATTCAATCTCAATTGGCTTTTACTCAAGATATATCCAAAATAATTGGTAACCTAATTCCTGCTTTTTCGCCAAGCCGTGAAAAAATGTCAAATGCCGGTGAAAAATTACGTGGCCGAGATCCTTTGTATATGATTGACGGGGTGCCTCAATCAAATCCACTTAGAAGTGGTGGCCGCGCAGGTCGCACTATTGATCCAGCAATGATTGAACGTATTGAAGTAATTCATGGTTCAAACGCAATTCAAGGAATGGGCGCCAGTGGCGGTATAATTAATATCATCACTAAATCGGCTGGTGATACTCAGCATTTTATTTCGGCCGGTATGACAAAAGGCATGGGCAGTGATACAACCGGATACAATGCAAGTTTACTAGTAAGTCGCGGTGATCGAGACGATGGTATTATTGCAGGCGTTTCAGTTAAAAATAATGGTATGTACCGAGATGGCAACGGCGACTTAGTTGGCGTTGATACAACTCAAGGCGACACAATGGATTCGCAGTCATACGACCTTTTCGTAAAGCTGGCATATAGTATAGACCAAGAGCAAAGTTTAAAGTTGATGGTCAACCATTACAACATTCAGGGTAATGGTGATTATGGCATGGTGACCGGTGATGTCGCGCAAGAAATACCTGCAACCAGTGAAAAAGCAGATCACCCAGGCGAAGCGCCACGCAACAAAATTACAACCGCATCGGCTGATTACAAACATACAAATTTATTAAGTGGACAATTAAGCTTTCAGCTATTTTATCAAAAATTTGCGGCGCTTTACGGGGCGACAGATTCTGGTACATTTCAAGATCCTGCCTACGGTGAAGATCTTTACGATCAATCACAAAATCGCTCAACTAAATTCGGTAGCCGCCTTACCTGGTTTAAGTCAAATTTAGCAAATAGTAAACTCGACTTGATTACCGGTATCGATTATTTATCTGATGAAACTTATCAAGAGTTGGCCATTACCAATCGTATTTGGGTACCCAAAACAACTTTTGACAACTGGGCACCATTTGTTCAACTAAGATACAAAGGCATTGAAGACTTCACCTTTAGTTATGGCGCCCGATACGAATATGGCAAACTAAACGTGGATGATTTTACAACCTTGTATTCAGCGAATAGTTCGCAGGTTGAAGGGGGTAATCCAAGCTTTAACGAATTAATGCATAACTTAGGTGCTGTTTGGCAAACAACAGACAAATTAAGATTATTTGCCAGTTTTAGTGAAGGTTTTAATATGCCGGATGTAGGCCGTGTATTAAGGGGCATCAACGTACCAAATCAATCAGTAAACGAATTTTTAAACCTTCAACCTGTGATCTCTGACAATACAGAAATTGGTTTTGAATGGGTTGATGATAACTGGCAAATTCGCACCAGTTATTTTCAATCTAAATCGGATCTTGGTTCTCGTTTAGCACTAAACGACGACGGCATTTATTTAGTCAACCGAGAAAAGACAGAAATTTCTGGGATTGAAGCCGACGCGCAGTGGTTTATTACAGATGCAACGACTATAGGTATGGCTTATGCCAACACTAAAGGCCGATACGATAGTAATGACAATGGTCAGCTAGACAGCGATTTAGATGGCACCAATATTGCGCCAGAGCGTTTAAATGTATATTGGCAACAAATTTGGAGTGACGCCATTAACTCTCGTTTTCAAATAAACCATTTAGCAGATAGAACATTTGATTCAAGTGCAAATTTTGAAGGTTATACCACGCTTGACGTTGCATTTAACTATGCCACTCATAGCTGGGGTAACTTTGCTTTTGGTATCGACAATTTAACTGACAAACAGTTTATTTCATATTATGGGCAAACAACTGCAAACCCAGTGCGTTACTTTGCGGGGCGGGGTCGCAGCGTTAATTTAAACTGGAACTATAGTTTTTAG
- a CDS encoding TetR/AcrR family transcriptional regulator gives MARSAVKQQAILAAAITEFKSNGFENTSMDQIALAASVSKRTVYNHFPSKELLFDAMLEKMISLFNSAVFVEYQDDKPISDQLTDIARQEIALLSDNAFIDLVRVLIAESIHSPERINKALAEVQNRDGDLVSWLNKANAAGKLAVDNAAFASAQFFALIKAFCFWPQVVQGQPFPDPIERRKIIDSAVSMFINQYSR, from the coding sequence ATGGCAAGAAGTGCAGTAAAACAACAAGCAATATTAGCGGCTGCGATAACAGAATTTAAAAGCAATGGTTTTGAAAACACCAGTATGGATCAGATCGCATTAGCAGCCAGCGTGTCTAAACGGACCGTTTATAATCACTTTCCAAGCAAAGAGCTTTTATTTGACGCCATGCTAGAAAAAATGATTAGCTTATTTAACAGTGCCGTTTTTGTCGAATATCAAGATGATAAGCCAATCAGCGACCAACTCACGGATATTGCACGCCAAGAAATCGCCCTACTCTCTGACAACGCATTTATTGATTTAGTCAGAGTACTCATTGCTGAAAGTATTCATTCTCCCGAGCGAATTAATAAAGCCTTAGCCGAGGTACAAAACCGAGATGGCGATTTAGTAAGCTGGCTTAATAAAGCCAATGCCGCAGGCAAATTGGCAGTTGATAATGCCGCGTTTGCTTCAGCTCAGTTTTTTGCTTTAATTAAGGCCTTTTGTTTTTGGCCTCAAGTAGTTCAAGGACAGCCTTTTCCAGACCCAATAGAACGGCGTAAAATAATCGATTCGGCAGTGTCGATGTTTATCAATCAATATAGCCGATAA